The following proteins are co-located in the Streptomyces asiaticus genome:
- a CDS encoding TetR/AcrR family transcriptional regulator, translated as MTTGRRGLQPRKQPRQARAELTRQRILTAAAHVFAEYGYAAGTTNRIAERARISIGSLYQYYPNKDAILAELLIRHLDTGGDAIRSRQDEDEPDSLEEIIRGFARPVIANHLDDPQLLRVMMEHGPRSPELLEKIARHERERIAYTQELLERHPEVRVEDTYVAARLVVSTVELVVHHLIAAPDSVDTTRLENELVAMITSYLTAAPGGGGAVERPRNEGRAPGDPGARPS; from the coding sequence ATGACGACCGGCCGTCGCGGACTTCAGCCACGTAAACAGCCACGCCAGGCCCGGGCCGAGCTCACCAGGCAGCGCATCCTCACCGCCGCTGCTCACGTTTTCGCCGAGTACGGGTATGCCGCCGGGACCACCAATCGCATCGCCGAGCGCGCCCGGATCTCGATCGGCTCGCTGTATCAGTACTATCCGAACAAGGATGCGATCCTGGCCGAGTTGCTGATCCGTCACCTCGACACCGGGGGCGACGCCATCAGGAGCCGCCAGGACGAGGACGAACCCGACTCCCTGGAAGAGATCATCCGCGGCTTCGCGCGCCCCGTGATCGCGAACCATCTCGACGACCCGCAGCTGCTCCGCGTCATGATGGAACACGGGCCACGGTCGCCCGAGTTGCTCGAGAAGATCGCCCGGCACGAGCGCGAACGGATCGCCTATACCCAGGAGTTGCTCGAGCGCCATCCCGAGGTCCGGGTCGAGGACACCTACGTCGCCGCCCGGCTCGTGGTGTCCACGGTCGAGCTCGTCGTCCACCATCTCATCGCGGCGCCGGACTCCGTCGACACCACCCGGCTGGAGAACGAACTGGTCGCGATGATCACCAGCTATCTCACGGCCGCGCCGGGCGGGGGAGGCGCGGTTGAGCGGCCACGGAACGAGGGACGGGCACCCGGTGACCCAGGTGCCCGCCCCTCGTGA